From the genome of Amycolatopsis sp. NBC_01488, one region includes:
- a CDS encoding MCE family protein produces MRGLLAPLIKLSIFVVVTVLFTTILGISIANINTTSTNAYKARFTDATLLLPNDDVRIAGVRVGQVKDVKIVDKRQAEVEFEVDSGRTLPAGVTAQIKFRNLVGQRYVALGEGDDSSGKTLQPGGTIPLERTTPALDLTELFNGFKPLFTALNPDDVNKLSYEVIQVLQGEGGTVESLLSHTASLATTIANKDQVIGEVIDNLNSVLDTVNAHTPQLNDLIVKLQQLTSGLAADRKPIGDAIESLGNLAETTSGLLSDVREPLKNDISALGTLTNQLNKNEPELEHFIQFLPTKVSTLTRTADYGSWFNFYACEFSGTVSLPPLIPATDLPLIPVNRERCTG; encoded by the coding sequence GTGAGGGGCCTGCTCGCGCCGCTGATCAAGCTCAGCATCTTCGTGGTCGTCACCGTGCTGTTCACGACGATCCTCGGGATCAGCATCGCCAACATCAACACCACCAGCACCAACGCCTACAAGGCGCGCTTCACCGACGCGACGCTGCTGCTGCCCAACGACGACGTCCGCATCGCCGGCGTCCGCGTCGGGCAGGTCAAGGACGTCAAGATCGTCGACAAGCGCCAGGCCGAGGTCGAGTTCGAGGTCGACTCCGGCCGGACGCTGCCGGCCGGCGTGACCGCGCAGATCAAGTTCCGCAACCTGGTCGGCCAGCGCTACGTCGCCCTCGGCGAGGGCGACGACAGCTCCGGCAAGACGCTGCAGCCCGGCGGCACCATCCCGCTGGAGCGGACCACGCCGGCGCTGGACCTGACCGAGCTGTTCAACGGCTTCAAGCCGCTGTTCACCGCGCTCAACCCGGACGACGTCAACAAGCTGTCGTACGAGGTCATCCAGGTCCTGCAGGGCGAGGGCGGCACCGTCGAGAGCCTGCTGTCGCACACGGCATCGCTGGCCACCACGATCGCGAACAAGGACCAGGTGATCGGCGAGGTCATCGACAACCTCAACTCGGTGCTCGACACGGTCAACGCGCACACGCCGCAGCTCAACGACCTGATCGTCAAGCTGCAGCAGCTGACGTCCGGCCTCGCCGCGGACCGCAAGCCGATCGGGGACGCCATCGAGAGCCTCGGCAACCTGGCCGAAACGACGTCCGGCCTGCTGAGCGACGTCCGGGAGCCGCTGAAGAACGACATCAGCGCGCTCGGGACCCTCACGAACCAGCTCAACAAGAACGAGCCGGAGCTGGAGCACTTCATCCAGTTCCTGCCGACGAAGGTGAGCACGCTGACCCGCACCGCGGACTACGGCTCCTGGTTCAACTTCTACGCCTGCGAGTTCTCCGGGACGGTCAGCTTGCCACCCTTGATTCCCGCGACAGACCTGCCGCTGATCCCGGTCAACCGGGAGAGGTGCACGGGATGA
- a CDS encoding MCE family protein, with product MKSFQKRNPVPIALVGIAVLALGFIAALNSDDLPVIGGGTTYSAEFSEASGLQKDNDVRIAGVKVGKVSDIQLDGASVKVSFKVKDAWLGDRTGAAIKIKTLLGQKYLSLDPEGEGSLNPGTAIPRDRTMAPYDVLDAFRGLSQTVDNIDTKQLAQSFDTISQTFANTPEDVKGALSGLSKLSDTIASRDTQLSNLLSNTREVSQTLVDRDAEVQKLLTDGNKLLDELSQREDAITSLLNGSRELATQLQGLIDDNGKQLDPVLTSLDQLTSMLQRNQDSLAEGIKKFAPFIRVFTNTIGNGRWFDNYICGLVLPSFGPINEEGCYTK from the coding sequence ATGAAGTCCTTCCAGAAGCGCAACCCCGTCCCGATCGCGCTGGTCGGCATCGCCGTACTGGCGCTGGGCTTCATCGCCGCGCTGAACTCCGACGACCTGCCGGTGATCGGCGGCGGCACGACCTACAGCGCCGAGTTCAGCGAGGCCTCCGGGCTGCAGAAGGACAACGACGTCCGGATCGCCGGCGTCAAGGTCGGCAAGGTCAGCGACATCCAGCTCGACGGCGCGTCGGTCAAGGTGTCGTTCAAGGTCAAGGACGCCTGGCTGGGCGACCGCACCGGCGCCGCGATCAAGATCAAGACGCTGCTCGGCCAGAAGTACCTGTCGCTGGACCCGGAGGGCGAGGGCTCGCTGAACCCGGGCACCGCCATCCCGCGCGACCGCACGATGGCCCCCTACGACGTGCTCGACGCGTTCCGCGGGCTGTCGCAGACCGTCGACAACATCGACACCAAGCAGCTGGCGCAGAGCTTCGACACGATCTCGCAGACCTTCGCCAACACGCCGGAAGACGTGAAGGGCGCGCTGTCGGGGCTGTCGAAGCTGTCGGACACGATCGCCTCGCGCGACACGCAGCTGTCGAACCTGCTGTCCAACACCCGTGAGGTGTCGCAGACGCTGGTCGACCGCGACGCCGAGGTGCAGAAGCTGCTCACCGACGGCAACAAGCTGCTCGACGAGCTGTCCCAGCGCGAAGACGCGATCACGTCGCTGCTCAACGGCTCCCGCGAGCTGGCGACGCAGCTGCAGGGCCTGATCGACGACAACGGCAAGCAGCTCGACCCGGTGCTCACGTCGCTGGACCAGCTGACGTCGATGCTGCAGCGCAACCAGGACTCCCTCGCCGAGGGCATCAAGAAGTTCGCGCCGTTCATCCGCGTCTTCACCAACACCATCGGCAACGGGCGCTGGTTCGACAACTACATCTGCGGCCTGGTGCTGCCGTCGTTCGGCCCGATCAACGAAGAGGGGTGCTACACGAAATGA
- the rpoB gene encoding DNA-directed RNA polymerase subunit beta produces the protein MAVSPANQATAATTSAESRSESTGIPGAPKRVSFAKIREPLNTPNLLDVQIQSFQWFTGDEAWFERRVEEGEENPVGGLEEVLNEISPIEDFSGSMSLSFSAPRFDEVKASIEECKDKDMTYAAPLFVTAEFVNNNTGEIKSQTVFLGDFPVMTDKGTFIINGTERVVVSQLVRSPGVYYSKDVDKTTDKDVFSVRVIPSRGAWLEFDVDKRDTVGVRIDRKRRQPVTVLLKALGWTTEAIRERFSFSETLLATLEKDHTAGTDEALLDIYRKLRPGEPPTKESAQTLLENLFFKAKRYDLAKVGRYKVNKKLGLDTPYDTGTLTEEDIVTTIEYLVRLHAGEDKVVAANGTEIPVETDDIDHFGNRRLRTVGELIQNQIRVGLSRTERVVRERMTTQDVEAITPQTLINIRPIGAAIKEFFGTSQLSQFMDQNNPLSGLTHKRRLSALGPGGLSRERAGMEVRDVHPSHYGRMCPIETPEGPNIGLIGSLCSYARVNPFGFIETPYRKVVEGRVTDQVDYLTADEEDRYVKAQANAPISDDGTFVEDRVMARRKGGEVELIDPLDIDYMDVSPRQMVSVATAMIPFLEHDDANRALMGANMQRQAVPLLRNQAPYVGTGVELRAAVDAGDVLVAEQAGIVEELSADLITIMHDDGTRKSYGLYKFRRSNHGTCFNHRPIVNEGDRVEQGQVIADGPSTENGEMALGKNLLVAVMPWEGHNYEDAIILSERLVQDDVLTSIHIEEHEIDARDTKLGAEEITRDIPNVSEEVLADLDERGIIRIGAEVRDGDILVGKVTPKGETELTPEERLLRAIFGEKAREVRDTSLKVPHGETGKVIGIRVFSREDDDELPPGVNELVRVYVAQKRKIQPGDKLAGRHGNKGVIGKILPVEDMPFMEDGTPVDIILNTHGVPRRMNIGQILELHLGWLASQGWTIEGNPDWAKNLNEELYDVAPGTNTATPVFDGAKEEELTGLLGATKPNRDGERMVKENGKATLLDGRSGEPYPYPVAVGYMYILKLHHLVDDKIHARSTGPYSMITQQPLGGKAQFGGQRFGEMECWAMQAYGAAYTLQELLTIKSDDVVGRVKVYEAIVKGENIPEPGIPESFKVLLKELQSLCLNVEVLSSDGAAIEMRDSDDEDLERAAANLGINLSRNESPSVDDVVH, from the coding sequence TTGGCAGTCTCTCCCGCGAACCAGGCCACTGCTGCGACCACCTCGGCTGAATCTCGCTCGGAGTCCACGGGAATCCCCGGCGCGCCCAAGCGGGTTTCCTTCGCAAAGATTCGCGAACCGCTCAACACGCCCAACCTGCTCGACGTCCAGATCCAGTCGTTCCAGTGGTTCACCGGGGACGAAGCGTGGTTCGAACGCCGTGTCGAAGAAGGTGAAGAAAACCCGGTCGGCGGCCTCGAAGAGGTCCTGAACGAGATCTCCCCGATCGAGGACTTCTCCGGTTCGATGTCCCTGTCCTTCTCCGCCCCGCGCTTCGACGAGGTCAAGGCCTCGATCGAGGAGTGCAAGGACAAGGACATGACGTACGCCGCGCCGCTGTTCGTCACGGCCGAGTTCGTCAACAACAACACCGGCGAGATCAAGAGCCAGACGGTCTTCCTGGGTGACTTCCCGGTCATGACCGACAAGGGCACGTTCATCATCAACGGCACCGAGCGTGTCGTCGTGTCCCAGCTGGTCCGCTCGCCGGGCGTCTACTACTCGAAGGACGTCGACAAGACGACCGACAAGGACGTCTTCAGCGTCCGCGTGATCCCGAGCCGCGGCGCGTGGCTCGAGTTCGACGTCGACAAGCGCGACACCGTCGGCGTCCGCATCGACCGCAAGCGCCGCCAGCCGGTCACCGTGCTGCTGAAGGCCCTGGGCTGGACCACCGAGGCGATCCGCGAGCGCTTCTCCTTCTCGGAGACGCTGCTGGCGACCCTCGAGAAGGACCACACGGCCGGCACCGACGAGGCGCTGCTCGACATCTACCGCAAGCTGCGCCCGGGCGAGCCGCCCACGAAGGAGAGCGCGCAGACCCTGCTGGAGAACCTGTTCTTCAAGGCGAAGCGCTACGACCTGGCCAAGGTCGGCCGGTACAAGGTCAACAAGAAGCTGGGCCTCGACACGCCGTACGACACCGGGACGCTGACCGAAGAGGACATCGTCACCACCATCGAGTACCTGGTCCGGCTGCACGCCGGCGAGGACAAGGTGGTCGCGGCGAACGGCACCGAGATCCCGGTCGAGACCGACGACATCGACCACTTCGGCAACCGGCGCCTGCGCACGGTCGGCGAGCTGATCCAGAACCAGATCCGGGTCGGCCTCTCCCGCACCGAGCGCGTCGTGCGTGAGCGCATGACCACGCAGGACGTCGAGGCGATCACGCCGCAGACCCTGATCAACATCCGCCCGATCGGCGCGGCGATCAAGGAGTTCTTCGGCACCTCGCAGCTGTCGCAGTTCATGGACCAGAACAACCCGCTGTCGGGCCTGACGCACAAGCGTCGTCTGTCGGCCCTCGGCCCGGGTGGTCTGTCCCGTGAGCGCGCCGGCATGGAGGTCCGGGACGTCCACCCGTCGCACTACGGCCGGATGTGCCCGATCGAGACGCCGGAAGGCCCGAACATCGGCCTGATCGGCTCGCTCTGCTCCTACGCGCGGGTCAACCCGTTCGGCTTCATCGAGACGCCGTACCGCAAGGTCGTCGAGGGCCGGGTCACCGACCAGGTCGACTACCTGACCGCGGACGAAGAGGACCGGTACGTCAAGGCCCAGGCCAACGCACCGATCTCGGACGACGGCACCTTCGTCGAAGACCGCGTCATGGCCCGCCGCAAGGGTGGCGAGGTCGAGCTGATCGACCCGCTCGACATCGACTACATGGACGTCTCGCCGCGGCAGATGGTCTCGGTCGCGACGGCGATGATCCCGTTCCTCGAGCACGACGACGCCAACCGCGCCCTGATGGGTGCGAACATGCAGCGCCAGGCCGTGCCGCTGCTGCGCAACCAGGCCCCGTACGTGGGCACGGGTGTGGAGCTGCGCGCCGCGGTCGACGCCGGTGACGTGCTCGTCGCCGAGCAGGCCGGCATCGTCGAGGAGCTCTCGGCGGACCTGATCACGATCATGCACGACGACGGCACGCGGAAGAGCTACGGACTGTACAAGTTCCGCCGCTCGAACCACGGCACCTGCTTCAACCACCGCCCGATCGTCAACGAGGGCGACCGGGTCGAGCAGGGTCAGGTCATCGCCGACGGCCCGTCCACCGAGAACGGTGAGATGGCGCTCGGCAAGAACCTGCTCGTCGCGGTCATGCCGTGGGAGGGCCACAACTACGAGGACGCGATCATCCTCTCCGAGCGCCTGGTGCAGGACGACGTCTTGACGTCGATCCACATCGAGGAGCACGAGATCGACGCCCGCGACACCAAGCTGGGCGCCGAGGAGATCACCCGGGACATCCCGAACGTCTCCGAGGAGGTACTGGCCGACCTCGACGAACGCGGCATCATCCGGATCGGTGCCGAGGTCCGCGACGGCGACATCCTGGTCGGCAAGGTCACGCCGAAGGGCGAGACCGAGCTGACGCCGGAAGAGCGCCTGCTCCGCGCGATCTTCGGCGAGAAGGCCCGCGAAGTCCGCGACACCTCGCTGAAGGTGCCGCACGGCGAGACCGGCAAGGTCATCGGCATCCGCGTGTTCTCGCGCGAGGACGACGACGAGCTGCCCCCGGGCGTCAACGAGCTGGTCCGCGTCTACGTGGCCCAGAAGCGCAAGATCCAGCCGGGCGACAAGCTCGCCGGCCGGCACGGCAACAAGGGTGTCATCGGCAAGATCCTGCCGGTCGAGGACATGCCGTTCATGGAGGACGGCACCCCGGTCGACATCATCCTGAACACGCACGGTGTGCCGCGACGGATGAACATCGGCCAGATCCTCGAGCTGCACCTGGGCTGGCTGGCCTCGCAGGGCTGGACGATCGAGGGCAACCCGGACTGGGCGAAGAACCTCAACGAGGAGCTCTACGACGTCGCGCCCGGCACGAACACCGCGACCCCGGTGTTCGACGGCGCGAAGGAAGAGGAGCTCACCGGGCTGCTCGGGGCGACCAAGCCCAACCGGGACGGCGAGCGCATGGTCAAGGAGAACGGCAAGGCCACGCTGCTCGACGGCCGCTCCGGCGAGCCGTACCCGTACCCGGTCGCCGTCGGCTACATGTACATCCTGAAGCTGCACCACCTGGTCGACGACAAGATCCACGCCCGCTCCACCGGTCCGTACTCGATGATCACGCAGCAGCCGCTGGGTGGTAAGGCGCAGTTCGGTGGCCAGCGCTTCGGTGAGATGGAGTGCTGGGCGATGCAGGCGTACGGCGCTGCCTACACGCTGCAGGAGCTGCTGACGATCAAGTCGGACGACGTGGTCGGCCGCGTCAAGGTGTACGAGGCCATCGTCAAGGGGGAGAACATCCCCGAGCCGGGCATCCCGGAGTCGTTCAAGGTGCTCCTGAAGGAGCTCCAGTCGCTGTGCCTCAACGTCGAGGTGCTCTCCAGCGACGGTGCGGCGATCGAGATGCGCGACTCCGACGACGAGGACCTCGAGCGCGCCGCGGCCAACCTCGGCATCAACCTGTCCCGCAACGAGTCGCCCTCGGTGGACGACGTCGTGCACTGA
- a CDS encoding MCE family protein, whose amino-acid sequence MSDTRFGSALTRGFTIAIVLALVVAGGIWWTLKDAGRNHLTAYFAGAVGLYEGNSVRMLGVDMGTVTKITPMGNQVKVDFEYDRSVPVPADAKALIVAPSLVSDRYVQLAPAYTGGPRISDGAVIGLDRTEVPLEVDQLAASLARVSETLGPNGANKNGSLSNLLNTAAANVDGNGQALHDTITKLGQAAGTLAGNKDDLFSTVENLGKFSQTLADSDKSVRTFESQLADVSGYLASEKDNLAATVQQLGTTLTSVQAFIDQNHDRLKSNVDKLAGITKVLVDQRSSLAEILDVAPVGLSNLVNTYNGSAGTLDARPNLNELTQPPLVMICRLLKQAGNGIPDALGSACEGIAGVVDKVIPLPSVAQTVQALQSGQLPPLPLPIAGQLYGGGQ is encoded by the coding sequence ATGAGTGACACCCGCTTCGGATCGGCCCTGACCCGGGGCTTCACCATCGCGATCGTCCTCGCGCTCGTCGTCGCCGGCGGGATCTGGTGGACGCTCAAGGACGCCGGCCGCAACCACCTGACCGCGTACTTCGCCGGCGCCGTCGGCCTGTACGAGGGCAACAGCGTGCGGATGCTCGGCGTCGACATGGGCACGGTCACCAAGATCACGCCGATGGGCAACCAGGTGAAGGTCGACTTCGAGTACGACCGCTCGGTGCCCGTCCCGGCGGACGCCAAGGCGCTCATCGTGGCGCCGTCGCTGGTCTCCGACCGCTACGTCCAGCTCGCCCCGGCCTACACCGGCGGCCCGCGGATCTCCGACGGCGCGGTCATCGGCCTCGACCGCACCGAGGTGCCCCTGGAAGTCGACCAGCTGGCGGCCAGCCTGGCCCGGGTCAGCGAGACCCTCGGCCCGAACGGCGCCAACAAGAACGGCTCGCTGTCGAACCTGCTGAACACCGCCGCGGCCAACGTCGACGGCAACGGCCAGGCCCTGCACGACACGATCACCAAGCTCGGCCAGGCGGCCGGCACGCTGGCCGGCAACAAGGACGACCTGTTCTCCACCGTCGAGAACCTCGGCAAGTTCTCCCAGACGCTGGCCGACTCCGACAAGTCGGTCCGCACCTTCGAAAGCCAGCTCGCCGACGTCAGCGGCTACCTGGCGTCCGAAAAGGACAACCTGGCCGCGACCGTGCAGCAGCTGGGCACCACACTCACCTCGGTGCAGGCGTTCATCGACCAGAACCACGACCGGCTCAAGTCCAATGTGGACAAGCTGGCCGGCATCACCAAGGTCCTCGTCGACCAGCGCAGCTCGCTCGCCGAGATCCTCGACGTCGCGCCGGTCGGCCTGAGCAACCTGGTCAACACCTACAACGGCTCGGCGGGCACGCTCGACGCCCGGCCGAACCTCAACGAGCTGACCCAGCCGCCGCTGGTGATGATCTGCCGGCTCCTGAAGCAGGCCGGCAACGGCATTCCGGACGCGCTCGGCAGCGCCTGCGAGGGCATCGCCGGCGTGGTCGACAAGGTGATCCCGCTGCCGTCCGTGGCGCAGACCGTGCAGGCCCTGCAGTCCGGTCAGCTGCCGCCGCTCCCGCTACCCATCGCCGGGCAGCTCTACGGAGGTGGGCAGTGA
- a CDS encoding MCE family protein translates to MKKLLTIGALATVSALTLSGCAFNGIYDLPLPGGADLGDHPYTVNVEFRDVLDLTPQAGVKVDEVPVGRVENVGLTKDGWHALVTLKVNGDIKLPANAIANVKQSSLLGEKYVELASPGDDQAQGKLADNATIPLARTNRSVEVEELLGALSLLLNGGGVDQLNTITKELNNATSGREPDIKALLDNANQLVTNLDQQSRNITRAIDGLNRLSSTLNGQKDKLVGAVDNLGPGLGVLEQQRGQLVTMLQALDNLSGVATDTVNKSQKDLVADLKALTPTLQKLGEAGNDLPKALQILLTFPFSDQAVNDVKGDYFNLFAKVDLNLKTVVENLGNSRQNALAGQIPLPGLTGGVDGTPANQPPPLPIPGSGPQSGQSQPGLGNLFGLLSGGAG, encoded by the coding sequence GTGAAGAAGCTGCTGACGATCGGAGCGCTGGCCACCGTGTCCGCGCTGACGTTGTCGGGCTGCGCGTTCAACGGCATCTACGACCTGCCGCTGCCCGGCGGCGCCGACCTCGGCGACCACCCGTACACGGTGAACGTCGAGTTCCGCGACGTGCTCGACCTGACCCCACAGGCCGGCGTGAAGGTCGACGAAGTGCCGGTCGGCCGGGTCGAGAACGTCGGGCTCACGAAGGACGGCTGGCACGCGCTGGTGACGCTGAAGGTCAACGGCGACATCAAGCTGCCGGCCAACGCGATCGCCAACGTCAAGCAGTCGAGCCTGCTCGGCGAGAAGTACGTCGAGCTGGCCTCGCCCGGCGACGACCAGGCCCAGGGCAAGCTCGCCGACAACGCGACCATCCCGCTCGCCAGGACGAACCGCAGCGTCGAGGTCGAGGAACTGCTCGGCGCGCTGTCGCTGCTGCTCAACGGCGGTGGGGTCGACCAGCTCAACACCATCACCAAGGAGCTCAACAACGCGACGTCCGGCCGCGAGCCGGACATCAAGGCGCTGCTGGACAACGCGAACCAGCTGGTCACCAACCTCGACCAGCAGTCGCGCAACATCACCCGGGCCATCGACGGGCTGAACCGGCTGTCCTCGACCCTGAACGGCCAGAAGGACAAGCTGGTCGGCGCGGTCGACAACCTCGGCCCCGGACTCGGCGTGCTGGAGCAGCAGCGCGGCCAGCTGGTCACGATGCTGCAGGCCCTGGACAACCTCTCCGGCGTCGCGACCGACACGGTCAACAAGTCGCAGAAGGACCTCGTCGCCGACCTGAAGGCGCTGACGCCGACGCTGCAGAAGCTCGGCGAGGCGGGCAACGACCTGCCGAAGGCGCTGCAGATCCTGCTGACGTTCCCGTTCAGCGACCAGGCCGTCAACGACGTCAAGGGCGACTACTTCAACCTGTTCGCGAAGGTGGACCTGAACCTGAAGACCGTCGTGGAGAACCTCGGCAACAGCCGGCAGAACGCGCTGGCCGGGCAGATCCCGCTGCCGGGCCTGACCGGTGGGGTCGACGGCACGCCGGCCAACCAGCCGCCACCCCTGCCGATCCCCGGCTCCGGGCCGCAGTCCGGGCAGTCGCAGCCGGGCCTCGGCAATCTCTTCGGGCTCCTCTCGGGAGGTGCTGGCTGA
- a CDS encoding MlaD family protein gives MLVRRTKIQLIAFAVISIVAIVYALVRFAGLGTVFGNDGYTVKLQLNESGGIFTNAEVTYRGYNIGRVGEMRLTPTGLEADLNIDPSAPQVPADLDAVVANRSAVGEQYVDLKPKADKGPYLAAGSVIPASKTTVPVSTDRLIGDLDTLSASVPVDSLRTVVDESYDAFRGTGGDLQKLLDTARSFTTTAQQYLPQTIQLLDQGGKVLDTQNDEAQNFASFSKSLNELTGTLKNSDGDLRKLIGITPQVATQISQVLQESGPGLGALTANLLTTANLTVTRLDGIEQGLVTYPALAGAASSVAPGDGTAHLGLVLNLFNPPSCTKGYLPYSQYRTGNNLTPRPADDNAYCAEPKGSPINVRGAQNAPYGGVPVAPSQSDVDANANRPAEELAEERDTRGVPGIVGSPGVSLNSLGSLLGLA, from the coding sequence ATGCTGGTGCGCAGGACGAAGATCCAGCTGATCGCGTTCGCGGTCATTTCCATCGTCGCGATCGTGTACGCGCTGGTCCGGTTCGCCGGGCTCGGCACGGTGTTCGGCAACGACGGCTACACGGTGAAGCTGCAGCTCAACGAGTCGGGCGGCATCTTCACCAACGCCGAGGTCACCTACCGCGGCTACAACATCGGGCGGGTCGGCGAGATGCGGCTGACCCCGACCGGGCTCGAAGCCGACCTGAACATCGACCCGTCGGCACCGCAGGTGCCCGCGGACCTCGACGCGGTCGTCGCCAACCGGTCGGCGGTCGGCGAGCAGTACGTCGACCTGAAGCCGAAGGCCGACAAGGGCCCGTACTTGGCCGCCGGCTCGGTCATCCCGGCGTCGAAGACGACGGTCCCGGTCAGCACCGACCGGCTGATCGGCGACCTCGACACGCTCTCGGCGTCGGTCCCGGTCGACTCGCTGCGCACGGTCGTCGACGAGTCCTACGACGCCTTCCGCGGCACCGGCGGCGACCTGCAGAAGCTGCTGGACACCGCGCGCAGCTTCACCACGACCGCGCAGCAGTACCTGCCGCAGACGATCCAGCTGCTCGACCAGGGCGGCAAGGTGCTGGACACGCAGAACGACGAGGCGCAGAACTTCGCGTCGTTCAGCAAGAGCCTCAACGAGCTCACCGGCACCCTGAAGAACTCCGACGGCGACCTGCGCAAGCTCATCGGCATCACGCCGCAGGTGGCGACGCAGATCAGCCAGGTGCTCCAGGAGTCCGGCCCCGGCCTCGGCGCGCTGACGGCGAACCTGCTCACCACGGCCAACCTGACGGTGACCCGGCTGGACGGGATCGAGCAGGGCCTGGTCACCTACCCGGCGCTGGCCGGCGCGGCGAGCAGCGTCGCGCCCGGCGACGGCACCGCGCACCTCGGCCTGGTGCTGAACCTCTTCAACCCGCCGTCGTGCACCAAGGGGTACCTGCCGTACTCGCAGTACCGGACCGGGAACAACCTGACGCCGCGGCCCGCGGACGACAACGCGTACTGTGCCGAACCGAAGGGCAGCCCGATCAACGTGCGGGGCGCGCAGAACGCGCCGTACGGCGGGGTGCCGGTCGCGCCTTCCCAGAGCGACGTCGACGCGAACGCCAACCGGCCCGCGGAGGAGCTCGCGGAAGAGCGCGACACCCGGGGCGTCCCGGGCATCGTCGGCAGCCCCGGCGTCAGCCTGAACAGCCTGGGTTCGTTGCTCGGGCTCGCCTGA
- a CDS encoding ADP-ribosylglycohydrolase family protein yields the protein MGFDQAHASLVGLAVGDAFGAQILLPGDHPDVTGRRLPAPPWAWTDDTEMACSVFAVLARHGHLDQDALAASFAEHFDPGRGYGPGAAWRLNQIKTGRSWQEVTERDGRGSWGNGGVMRVAPLGAWFCDNLPQALRQAELSAVITHSHFEGVAGAVAVAAAAALRAASPGLAGADLLDGVIPLVPPGRVRDGLTWALKFSDAREAAAKLGTGRELAAHDTVPLALWIAARFGDDFTEALWTAAQVAEDVDTVSAIVGGVLAADGAPVPEEWLAACEPLPSWV from the coding sequence ATGGGATTCGATCAGGCGCACGCCAGCCTCGTCGGCCTCGCGGTGGGGGACGCCTTCGGCGCGCAGATCCTCCTGCCCGGCGACCACCCGGACGTCACCGGCCGGCGGCTCCCGGCCCCGCCCTGGGCCTGGACCGACGACACCGAGATGGCGTGTTCCGTCTTCGCCGTCCTGGCCCGGCACGGCCACCTCGACCAGGACGCCCTCGCCGCCTCGTTCGCCGAGCACTTCGACCCCGGCCGCGGCTACGGCCCCGGGGCGGCGTGGCGCCTGAACCAGATCAAGACCGGCCGGTCGTGGCAGGAGGTCACCGAACGCGACGGCCGGGGGTCCTGGGGCAACGGCGGCGTGATGCGCGTGGCGCCGCTGGGTGCGTGGTTCTGCGACAACCTGCCGCAGGCGCTGCGGCAGGCCGAGCTGTCCGCGGTGATCACGCACTCGCACTTCGAGGGGGTCGCGGGCGCGGTGGCCGTCGCGGCGGCGGCCGCGCTGCGGGCCGCGTCGCCCGGGCTGGCCGGCGCGGACCTGCTGGACGGCGTGATCCCGCTCGTCCCGCCCGGCCGGGTGCGCGACGGGCTGACGTGGGCCCTGAAGTTCTCCGACGCGCGAGAAGCCGCCGCCAAGCTGGGTACGGGCCGCGAGCTGGCCGCGCACGACACGGTCCCGCTGGCCCTCTGGATCGCGGCCCGCTTCGGCGACGACTTCACGGAAGCCCTCTGGACGGCGGCCCAGGTGGCGGAGGACGTGGACACGGTGTCCGCCATCGTGGGCGGCGTCCTGGCCGCGGACGGCGCACCGGTCCCGGAGGAGTGGCTCGCGGCCTGCGAGCCCCTGCCTTCCTGGGTCTAG